One Mus musculus strain C57BL/6J chromosome X, GRCm38.p6 C57BL/6J DNA window includes the following coding sequences:
- the F9 gene encoding coagulation factor IX isoform X1 — protein MKHLNTVMAESPALITIFLLGYLLSTECAVFLDRENATKILTRPKRYNSGKLEEFVRGNLERECIEERCSFEEAREVFENTEKTTEFWKQYVDGDQCESNPCLNGGICKDDISSYECWCQVGFEGRNCELDATCNIKNGRCKQFCKNSPDNKVICSCTEGYQLAEDQKSCEPTGHFKW, from the exons ATGAAGCACCTGAACACCGTCATGGCAGAATCCCCGGCTCTCATCACCATCTTCCTTTTAGGATATCTACTCAGTACCGAATGTgcag ttttccTTGATCGTGAAAATGCCACCAAAATTCTTACCCGTCCAAAGAGATATAATTCAGGAAAACTAGAAGAGTTTGTTCGAGGAAACCTTGAAAGAGAGTGTATAGAAGAAAGATGTAGTTTTGAAGAAGCACGAGAAGTTTTTGAAAACACTGAAAAAACT ACTGAATTTTGGAAGCAGTATGTTG ATGGAGATCAGTGTGAATCAAATCCTTGTTTAAATGGTGGAATATGCAAGGATGATATTAGTTCCTATGAATGCTGGTGCCAAGTTGGATTTGAAGGAAGGAACTGTGAATTAG atgcAACGTGTAACATTAAAAATGGCAGGTGCAAGCAGTTTTGTAAAAACAGTCCTGATAACAAGGTAATTTGTTCCTGCACTGAGGGATACCAACTTGCAGAAGACCAGAAGTCCTGTGAACCAACAG